The following are encoded in a window of Cryptococcus gattii WM276 chromosome M, complete sequence genomic DNA:
- a CDS encoding Cytoplasm protein, putative (Similar to TIGR gene model, INSD accession AAW46901.1), producing the protein MASLTELFQFLDSPNPSARHLALQNLVGHTPKNSTNRTIFIPSTFAGNITTGGGGLVPNKRKDGSDEDEMKVKALKDLTYLCMDQAPIAHDALSALINLSDNLAVARHIVDKEFLVWLVSYTANTTSPLSPLTSMLLSNITSHPSLISNLANLTIPIIPLPKSKHYPPYFLPASGSASSTIHPDFRDPTIGLANTEAGQEPERAIEAIRALVQAFEDGASDGVKEGTGKRKGDCNFLASVFANISMAPATRQLLLTPRPPFPQPAEATPSEDDEPLLSKIVVYTGHPDTIRRGGALGCIKNCAIDRASMGWLLAREEDRVKLPSDPTRMIKGVDVLPWVLAPLMGPEEYDIDEMEKLPPTLQFLPPEKERERDTVLRMMCVEILLLLATTFTGREALRNRGAYYVVREHHKVETDQQIKDSIERLVGLLQRDEGRDTKEDHIEELVKGAAKQEGEEEEMGELDVVEV; encoded by the exons ATGGCTTCCCTTACGGAGCTCTTCCAGTTTCTCGACTCTCCTAATCCCTCAGCTAGGCATCTAGCTCTCCAAAATCTTGTAGGCCACACTCCCAAGAACTCAACCAACCGAaccatcttcatcccctCTACTTTTGCTGGCAACATTACTACCGGCGGCGGCGGACTCGTACCCAACAAAAGGAAAGATGGGTCAGATGAGGACGAAATGAAGGTTAAGGCCTTGAAGGACCTGACATACCTGTGTATGGACCAAGCG CCCATCGCACACGATGCCCTTTCTGCTTTAATCAACCTTTCGGATAATCTTGCTGTGGCCCGACACATCGTCGATAAAGAATTCCTTGTCTGGCTTGTTTCGTACACTGCC AACACCACTtcccctctttctcccCTTACTTCCATGTTGTTGTCCAACATCACTTCTCACCCTTCTTTGATCTCCAACCTTGCCAACCTCACCATCCCCATAATCCCCCTCCCCAAATCTAAGCACTACCCGCCATACTTCCTTCCCGCTTCCGGATCAGCATCATCCACAATCCACCCCGATTTCCGTGACCCCACAATCGGTCTTGCCAATACTGAGGCCGGTCAAGAACCTGAAAGGGCGATCGAAGCCATTCGAGCATTGGTGCAAGCATTTGAGGATGGTGCTTCTGATGGTGTGAAAGAGGGTACCGGTAAACGTAAGGGTGACTGTAACTTTTTGGCTTCAGTCTTTGCCAACATTTCAATGGCCCCTGCTACCAGGCAACTTCTCCTCACTCCCCGTCCTCCCTTTCCGCAACCCGCTGAGGCCACACCTTCAGAAGACGATGAGCCCCTCTTATCAAAAATTGTTGTCTATACAGGTCACCCTGATACTATCAGGCGAGGTGGTGCCCTAGGATGTATCAAGAACTGTGCGATTGACCGGGCCAGTATGGGTTGGCTGTTGGCTAGGGAAG AGGACCGAGTCAAGTTGCCCTCAGATCCCACGCGAATGATCAAGGGTGTTGATGTTTTGCCTTGGGTTTTGGCCCCTCTCATGGGTCCTGAAGAATATGACATTGAT GAAATGGAGAAGCTCCCCCCTACTCTGCAATTCCTTCCTCCGGAGAAGGAACGAGAGAGGGACACAGTACTCCGTATGATGTGTGTCGAAATTTTGCTTTTGCTTGCTACCA CGTTCACTGGCCGAGAAGCCCTTCGAAACCGAGGTGCTTACTACGTCGTTCGAGAACACCATAAGGTTGAGACCGACCAGCAG ATCAAGGACTCTATTGAGCGACTTGTTGGTCTCTTACAACGTGACGAAGGTAGGGATACTAAGGAGGACCATATCGAAGAGCTCGTCAAGGGTGCAGCCAAGcaggagggagaggaagaggaaatggGAGAGTTGGACGTCGTTGAAGTCTAA
- a CDS encoding Hypothetical Protein (Similar to TIGR gene model, INSD accession AAW46903.1): protein MSSVAVAVVYKPNEYADEYMVFVDDVADYERWKDGAKDIALSRFIGQFSIYKSATSGHTGSLGEISKQEIENVFFGDEKNVKDKSVEAAIMIILQNGKMHKSDFKHSYKLNMNPSRGAGDTRATGASGAAMGFPR, encoded by the exons ATGTCCAGCGTCGCCGTTGCTGTCGTTTACAAGCCTAA CGAGTATGCCGATGAATACATGGTCTTCGTTGATGATGTCGCCGAT TACGAGCGATGGAAGGATGGTGCCAAGGACATTGCTCTTTCCCGATTTATCGGTCAGTTCTCGATT TACAAGTCTGCTACTTCTGGCCACACTGGCTCCTTGGGGGAGATCTCTAAACAAGAAATCGAAAATGTTTTCTTTGGTGACGAGAAGAATGTGAAGGACAAGTCTGTGGA GGCTGCTATCATGATCATACTTCAAAATGGCAAGATGCACAAGAGTGACTTCAAACACAGTTACAAGCTCAACATGAACCCTTCTCGAGGAGCCGGTGACACCCGTGCCACTGGTGCTTCGGGTGCTGCTATGGGCTTCCCTCGATAA